AATAATATCAGCGCCTTCGCTTATGTCCAAGATTGCTTCACGAACTGCTTCGCGCGAATTATTGGGGCTAAGTTGATACGTTTTTTTATCAATGTTGCGAGCCCCCGTTGCGATGGCATCTCGAAAAGGGCCATAAAATGCCGAGGCAAATTTTGCACTGTAAGCGAGTATTCCTATTGCGGTTTGGCCTTCTTGATCGAGTGCTGCGCGGATTGCGGCCACTCGGCCGTCCATCATATCGCTTGGACAGACAAAATCCACTCCACATGCTGCGTAAGAGAGAGATTGTTTACAAAGTGCCGCGACAGTCTCGTCATTGAGCACATAACCGTTGTCATCGGTAATTCCATCGTGGCCATGGGTTGTATAGGGATCTAAAGCGATATCTGCAAAAATCAATATTTCGGGGATTGTTTCTTTGATAAGTCGAATTGCGCGCTGAATTAATCCATCTGGATGATAAGCTACTGACCCAATTGAATCTTTTAAAGAAGAATCAATCACTGGAAAAAGCATGATGCTTTTTATGCCAAGCTCTTTAATCTCCTTGATTTCATTGATTAAGTCTTGTAGAGGTATACGATGAATTCCTGGGAGTGAAGGAATTTCGTAAATACTTGTTCCTTTTTCAGAAATGAAAATTGGATAGATGAAATCTGATCGATGTAAACAATGCTCTTCTACGAGTGAGCGGATATTTGGATTTGTACGAAGCCTCCGCATGCGAATGTGCGAATTTCCAATATTTAATTTGTTTGCGGGCCGAGGTAAAGTCATTTTTGCTCCATGAAAAAAATCATCGTGGGGTTCATTGTGTCCTCAGGTTGTTAAAAGTAACTTCTTGCTTTGTGCGTTATGCAAATTATACTTAACGCGCTCAACAGGGAAATTCCTTCACAAAGTTTTTTTCTATCATCTTTGCAGGAAAAGTCACTCTAGGATATATTTATTGTTGGTTAGTGAATTTAATTTTTTGGTTACCACACATTTTTTGGAGAAGATTTATGCCACTTGTCCCTATAGTTGTCGAGCAAACGAATCGCGGCGAACGTTCTTATGATGTGTGGTCACGCCTCTTAAAAGATCGCATTGTGTTTCTTGGAACTCCTGTTTTTGATGAAGTTGCAAATTTAATTGTTGCGCAACTTCTATTTCTTGAATCACAAGATCCTGAGAAAGATATTAGTTTTTACATAAATAGCCCAGGTGGGAGTGTCACTGCAGGTTTGGCAATTTATGATGCAATGCAAGTCATTCGTCCTCAAGTACGAACTTTTTGTGTTGGCCAGTGCGCTAGCATGGGCGCGTTGTTGCTTGCTGCTGGAGCAAAAGGAAAACGGTATGCTCTCCCTAACAGTCGTGTGATGATCCATCAACCTCATGGTGGAGCAGGGGGGCAGGCAACTGACATTGCAATTCAAGCAAAAGAAATTTTATCTTTGAAAAATAGATTAAATCAGATTTTAGCAGCTCATACAGGTAAAAATGTAGCAGAAATTGAAGCCGATGCTGATCGCGACTTTTTTATGTCTGCAGCAGAAGCTAAGGAGTATGGGTTGGTGGACGATATTTTGATGCCGCGAGCGGACCGCGTTGCTTTTACGGGCCTTTAGATTAGGTAGTGAATGGATATGATAAAAAAAGGAATTAAATATTCGTCAGGACGTGGCGGATCGGGAAGCTCTCATGGTTTGCACTGCAGTTTTTGTGGTAAAAGCCAGCGAGAGGTTAAAAAGCTGATTGCAGGTCCAAATGTTTATATATGCGATGAATGCATTGAACTTTGTAATGAAATTATCGCAGAAGAAATGGAAAAGGATGATGCTTCGCATATTGCAGAAGGCGTCCCTAGCCCCAATGAAATTAAAAAAGTGTTGGATGAATATGTCATTGGCCAAGAAAGAGCAAAAAAAGTTTTGTCTGTTGCGGTGCATAATCACTATAAAAGAATTGAACATGGCGCGAGTGCAAACAAAGAAGAAGTGGAACTCGCAAAAAGTAATATTTTATTAATTGGTCCAACGGGTTCAGGCAAAACTCTTCTTGCGCAAAGTATGGCACGTATTCTGCAGGTTCCATTTACAATTGCTGACGCAACAAACTTGACCGAAGCAGGGTATGTTGG
This region of Spirobacillus cienkowskii genomic DNA includes:
- the hemB gene encoding porphobilinogen synthase translates to MTLPRPANKLNIGNSHIRMRRLRTNPNIRSLVEEHCLHRSDFIYPIFISEKGTSIYEIPSLPGIHRIPLQDLINEIKEIKELGIKSIMLFPVIDSSLKDSIGSVAYHPDGLIQRAIRLIKETIPEILIFADIALDPYTTHGHDGITDDNGYVLNDETVAALCKQSLSYAACGVDFVCPSDMMDGRVAAIRAALDQEGQTAIGILAYSAKFASAFYGPFRDAIATGARNIDKKTYQLSPNNSREAVREAILDISEGADIIMIKPGLPYLDIVAQVKQKSEVPIAVYQVSGEYSMLKIAAQNNIIDEHKAVYESLIAMKRAGADIIISYYAKWVCKNLL
- the clpP gene encoding ATP-dependent Clp endopeptidase proteolytic subunit ClpP, with the translated sequence MPLVPIVVEQTNRGERSYDVWSRLLKDRIVFLGTPVFDEVANLIVAQLLFLESQDPEKDISFYINSPGGSVTAGLAIYDAMQVIRPQVRTFCVGQCASMGALLLAAGAKGKRYALPNSRVMIHQPHGGAGGQATDIAIQAKEILSLKNRLNQILAAHTGKNVAEIEADADRDFFMSAAEAKEYGLVDDILMPRADRVAFTGL